The Chanodichthys erythropterus isolate Z2021 chromosome 12, ASM2448905v1, whole genome shotgun sequence genome contains a region encoding:
- the ednraa gene encoding endothelin receptor type Aa, with protein MGITTLQLFLLMAVLATGGICQINGTEEAQDTLLQISTTSKTNVHKGLQLTSKKTLLDNNTRVKAPPPCKDPTSIKLYFKYINTIISCVVFVVGMVGNATLLRIIYQNKCMRNGPNALIASLALGDLIYITIDIPINVYKLLVTKWPFDDSAFGLFLCKLVPFLQKASVGITVLNLCALSVDRYRAVASWSRVQGVGIPLFTAIEIFTIWVLSIILAVPEAVVFNMITFTYNNQTIHTCMLKPESNFMSFYVNLKDWWLFGFYFCVPLACTAVFYTLMTCEMLNRRKGSLRIVLSEHLKQRREVAKAVFCLVLIFALCWFPLHLSRLLKKMVYVPNDDRRCDLLNFLLIMDYFGINLATVNSCINPIILYFVSKKFKNCFKSCLCCWCYTKNQVSSSGPMNGTSIQCKNQEPGNLNTDRSLRKYSD; from the exons ATGGGCATTACGACACTACAATTGTTTTTGCTAATGGCCGTCCTGGCCACTGGTGGAATATGTCAGATAAATGGAACAGAGGAAGCCCAGGACACTTTACTTCAAATCTCTACTACCTCCAAAACCAATGTGCATAAGGGTCTCCAGCTCACCAGCAAAAAAACTCTGCTGGACAACAATACCAGAGTTAAGGCGCCTCCACCCTGCAAGGATCCCACATCCATCAAGctttattttaagtatattaacACAATTATTTCCTGTGTTGTGTTTGTGGTGGGAATGGTGGGCAACGCCACCTTGCTGAGGATTATTTACCAAAACAAGTGCATGAGGAATGGACCCAACGCCCTCATCGCCAGCCTAGCTCTTGGAGATCTTATCTACATCACCATAGACATCCCTATCAATGTCTACAAG CTGCTTGTCACAAAATGGCCATTTGATGATAGCGCATTTGGACTCTTCCTGTGCAAACTGGTGCCATTCCTCCAGAAAGCATCTGTTGGGATTACAGTACTCAATCTGTGTGCTTTGAGTGTGGACAG GTACAGGGCTGTAGCCTCCTGGAGCAGAGTGCAGGGGGTCGGCATTCCCCTCTTTACTGCCATTGAGATCTTCACCATCTGGGTCCTGTCTATTATCTTGGCTGTACCAGAGGCAGTGGTCTTCAACATGATCACCTTCACCTACAATAACCAAACCATCCACACTTGCATGCTCAAGCCTGAAAGTAACTTCATGTCG TTCTATGTAAATTTGAAAGACTGGTGGTTATTTGGCTTTTACTTCTGCGTGCCTCTGGCCTGCACAGCTGTTTTCTACACCCTCATGACATGTGAAATGCTCAACCGTAGAAAAGGAAGCCTTCGGATTGTCCTCAGTGAACACCTTAAACAG CGGCGTGAAGTGGCTAAAGCAGTCTTCTGTTTAGTGCTGATCTTTGCTCTTTGCTGGTTTCCTCTGCATCTCAGTAGACTGTTGAAGAAAATGGTTTATGTTCCAAATGATGATAGACGTTGTGACCTACTCAA CTTCCTGTTGATCATGGATTATTTCGGCATCAACTTGGCCACTGTGAACTCTTGCATCAACCCCATCATCCTCTACTTCGTCAGCAAGAAGTTCAAGAATTGCTTTAAG TCCTGCTTGTGCTGTTGGTGTTATACCAAGAACCAGGTGTCCAGTTCAGGCCCCATGAACGGCACTAGCATTCAGTGCAAAAACCAAGAGCCTGGCAACCTCAATACCGACAGAAGCCTTCGCAAATACAGCGACTGA